In Microbacterium maritypicum, the following are encoded in one genomic region:
- a CDS encoding IclR family transcriptional regulator: MASESVGGTQTVERAMSLLACFTEESGELRVSELCTLTGLGQSTVSRMMSALDRMKFVVQDARTGLYRLGPAAVSLGTVAINGSPIFRASRQIAQNLARRIEIGVNVAELSGFTFTYLCNFEGALAPKSFAMAGRTGPLHATGIGKALLSGMSDAQVDEYFAQTPQRFTPHTIVDRAAMQTALDETRSRGYATEIEELAFGRACIAAPIRNRAGEIVAGISASGPLSVLDLHEPHQELALQLIEAADEISVALGYSPSRTASAFAAL, translated from the coding sequence ATGGCGTCGGAATCGGTAGGCGGCACGCAGACCGTCGAACGGGCGATGTCGTTGCTCGCATGCTTCACGGAGGAATCCGGCGAGCTGAGGGTCTCCGAGCTCTGCACGCTGACCGGCCTCGGCCAGTCGACGGTCTCTCGCATGATGTCGGCACTCGACCGCATGAAGTTCGTGGTGCAGGACGCCCGCACGGGCCTCTACCGCCTCGGCCCCGCGGCGGTGTCGCTGGGCACGGTCGCGATCAACGGCTCGCCCATCTTCCGCGCCTCGCGGCAGATCGCGCAGAACCTGGCGCGCCGCATCGAGATCGGCGTGAACGTGGCCGAGCTCAGCGGCTTCACGTTCACCTACCTCTGCAACTTCGAAGGCGCCCTGGCGCCGAAGTCGTTCGCCATGGCGGGCCGCACCGGACCGCTGCACGCCACGGGCATCGGCAAGGCCCTGCTGTCGGGCATGTCCGATGCACAGGTCGACGAGTACTTCGCGCAGACGCCGCAGCGCTTCACGCCGCACACGATCGTGGACCGCGCGGCGATGCAGACCGCCCTCGACGAGACGCGCAGCCGCGGCTACGCGACCGAGATCGAGGAGCTCGCCTTCGGTCGCGCCTGCATCGCCGCACCGATCCGCAACCGGGCGGGTGAGATCGTCGCGGGCATCTCTGCCAGCGGCCCCCTCTCCGTGCTCGACCTGCACGAACCGCATCAGGAGCTCGCCCTGCAGCTCATCGAAGCCGCCGACGAGATCTCGGTGGCCCTCGGGTACAGCCCGTCCCGCACCGCTTCGGCGTTCGCGGCACTCTGA
- a CDS encoding carbohydrate ABC transporter permease, whose translation MIALPAVLLFLVIAIFPLVSSIWTSLYDQSLLRPERTFVGLDNYVAVWDEFFARLGTTLVFASLATVFPLILGVALALLLNARMRGRNILRGALMLPWLLPGVVVSFLWAWIFNDSYGVVNHVLSIFGLPEVSMLGTPTGAMAAVVIAKTWHSFPWIMVVALAVLQTLPSEQIEAATIDGATRAQRFRHISLPHIAGPVTLVAVLEFIYNFGNFDTIFVMTGGGPGNSTTTLAVSLYDLAFGSYELGKASAMGALWLVLLAIITSGYLFLNRRLEK comes from the coding sequence ATGATCGCACTTCCCGCGGTCCTCCTGTTCCTCGTGATCGCGATCTTCCCTCTCGTGTCGAGCATCTGGACCAGCCTGTACGACCAGTCGCTGCTCCGCCCCGAGCGCACGTTCGTCGGCCTCGACAACTACGTGGCCGTCTGGGACGAGTTCTTCGCCCGTCTCGGCACCACCCTGGTGTTCGCCTCGCTCGCGACGGTCTTCCCGCTCATCCTCGGCGTCGCCCTCGCGTTGCTGCTGAACGCCCGCATGCGCGGACGCAACATCCTGCGCGGCGCGCTCATGCTGCCGTGGCTGCTGCCCGGTGTGGTCGTCTCCTTCCTCTGGGCGTGGATCTTCAACGACAGCTACGGCGTCGTCAACCACGTGCTCTCGATCTTCGGGCTCCCCGAGGTCAGCATGCTCGGCACCCCCACCGGCGCGATGGCCGCGGTGGTCATCGCCAAGACCTGGCACTCGTTCCCCTGGATCATGGTCGTCGCCCTCGCGGTGCTGCAGACCCTGCCGAGCGAGCAGATCGAGGCCGCCACCATCGACGGCGCCACGCGCGCCCAGCGGTTCCGTCACATCTCCCTGCCGCACATCGCCGGCCCCGTCACCCTCGTCGCGGTGCTCGAGTTCATCTACAACTTCGGCAACTTCGACACCATCTTCGTGATGACCGGCGGTGGGCCGGGCAACTCGACCACGACGCTCGCGGTCAGCCTCTACGACCTCGCCTTCGGCAGCTACGAACTCGGCAAGGCCTCCGCCATGGGCGCCCTCTGGCTCGTCCTGCTCGCGATCATCACGAGCGGATACCTGTTCCTCAACCGACGGCTGGAGAAGTGA
- a CDS encoding carbohydrate ABC transporter permease — protein MRRSRDVGESIIRPHLSIPGRVLLLLLALFGLLPVYWLTATAFTKKEDVFSLDRPFFPVDPTFDNFIGFFQNDLLLKNLLNSIIVSTGTALLAVLVGGLMAYSLSKFRYRGRNAIMFMFLIGQLIPGALLLISLYLMLSSAGLLYTYTALIISFTTFTLPLAVFLLKGIIDALPDDILEAAKVDGLSRTGTMFRIVFPLVVPGLITAGMFAFMRGWSDLLFALTLAGPDKQTLPAGLTQAFIREGTADWPALMAASLITSLPLVIIFVLLQRYFVSGLAAGAVKG, from the coding sequence ATGCGCCGTAGTCGCGATGTGGGGGAGTCGATCATCCGCCCCCACCTGTCCATCCCGGGGCGCGTGCTGCTCCTGCTGCTGGCGCTGTTCGGCCTGCTGCCGGTCTACTGGCTCACGGCGACCGCGTTCACGAAGAAGGAGGATGTCTTCTCCCTGGATCGGCCGTTCTTCCCGGTCGACCCGACGTTCGACAACTTCATCGGCTTCTTCCAGAACGACCTCCTGCTGAAGAACCTGCTGAACAGCATCATCGTCTCCACCGGCACGGCACTGCTCGCGGTGCTCGTCGGCGGTCTGATGGCGTACTCGCTGTCGAAGTTCCGCTACCGCGGCCGCAACGCGATCATGTTCATGTTCCTCATCGGTCAGCTCATCCCGGGTGCGCTGCTGCTCATCTCGCTGTACCTGATGCTGAGCTCGGCAGGACTGCTGTACACCTACACGGCGCTGATCATCTCGTTCACGACGTTCACCCTGCCGCTCGCAGTGTTCCTGCTGAAGGGCATCATCGACGCCCTTCCCGACGACATCCTCGAGGCGGCCAAGGTCGACGGTCTCTCCCGCACCGGGACGATGTTCCGCATCGTGTTCCCGCTCGTGGTCCCCGGTCTCATCACCGCGGGCATGTTCGCCTTCATGCGCGGCTGGAGCGATCTCCTCTTCGCCCTCACGCTCGCCGGCCCCGACAAGCAGACGCTGCCGGCAGGTCTGACCCAGGCGTTCATCCGCGAGGGCACGGCCGACTGGCCGGCGCTCATGGCGGCGTCCCTCATCACGTCGCTCCCGCTCGTCATCATCTTCGTCCTCCTGCAGCGCTACTTCGTCTCCGGCCTCGCCGCCGGAGCCGTCAAGGGGTAG